A region from the Agrobacterium vitis genome encodes:
- a CDS encoding GMC family oxidoreductase, translating to MKQVEADEFDFIVVGGGSAGAAVAARLAERPELRVLLLEAGRQQSGIRFRLPILTPFALAKEDAVWNFTTLPEPGLNGRELVWPRGRGLGGSSLINGMLWVRGDPVEYDLWAASGCTGWSYGDLLDFFKRSETYIPGDPASRGQRGAVTVTRHRPADPLSDAFLKACGNMQVSQQDDYNAGISEGAGYLQFNQRRGLRHGTDRAYLSPASRCANLTIREGAVANRILFEGKRAIGVEYRAADGLRCAIARREVVLSCGTVQSPKLLELSGIGDGEVLGRAGIVPLVHLPGVGENLRDHLNVRVGFRTRFRGTLNDVQHSYVWKVRAMLCWLARGGGPLSTIGATAHAFVRTRSDLERADVKIQMLHFSAPHNTGNISGRLDEFPGFSISTFVLRPNSTGSSHIRSGAAAEPPAIVANYLSHEEDLRSMLGAFRFINRIASDSVFDDLMVSRDNDLAGLQSDQDILEWAKTTGLTSYHPIGTCKMGTDSASVVDPRLRVIGVDGLRVVDASVMPTMPSSNTHGPTVMIGEKGAAMILEDSLS from the coding sequence TTGAAGCAAGTAGAAGCTGATGAATTCGATTTCATCGTCGTCGGAGGAGGATCCGCTGGCGCTGCCGTCGCTGCAAGATTGGCTGAGCGTCCGGAATTGCGGGTTCTGCTCCTGGAAGCTGGTCGACAGCAGTCCGGCATCCGGTTCCGGCTGCCGATATTGACTCCGTTCGCGCTCGCGAAAGAGGATGCAGTCTGGAACTTCACGACATTGCCTGAACCCGGCCTCAATGGCAGGGAACTTGTCTGGCCGCGCGGCAGGGGACTTGGGGGTTCCTCTCTCATCAATGGCATGCTCTGGGTACGGGGAGACCCGGTGGAGTATGACCTCTGGGCTGCCTCAGGCTGTACCGGCTGGTCTTATGGCGATCTGCTGGATTTCTTCAAGCGCAGCGAAACATACATTCCCGGTGATCCGGCGAGCAGAGGGCAGCGCGGGGCTGTGACGGTTACCAGGCACCGTCCAGCAGATCCTCTCTCTGATGCGTTCCTGAAGGCTTGCGGTAACATGCAGGTATCACAGCAGGATGATTACAATGCGGGTATTTCGGAAGGCGCAGGCTATCTCCAGTTCAACCAGCGCCGGGGATTGCGTCATGGCACAGACCGTGCCTATCTCTCGCCCGCCAGCAGGTGTGCTAACCTGACCATTCGCGAAGGCGCTGTTGCAAACCGCATCCTCTTCGAAGGGAAGAGAGCGATCGGGGTGGAGTATCGCGCGGCGGATGGCCTGAGATGTGCCATCGCACGGCGAGAGGTCGTTCTATCCTGCGGCACCGTTCAATCCCCGAAGCTGCTTGAGCTTTCGGGTATAGGGGACGGTGAGGTGCTTGGCCGGGCAGGTATCGTGCCACTGGTGCACCTCCCGGGCGTCGGAGAAAATCTGCGCGATCACCTTAATGTGCGCGTCGGTTTTCGTACCCGTTTCCGCGGCACCCTGAATGATGTCCAACACAGCTACGTCTGGAAGGTACGCGCCATGCTTTGCTGGCTTGCGCGAGGCGGCGGTCCCCTATCTACCATAGGGGCGACAGCCCATGCATTTGTGAGAACCCGGTCGGACCTCGAACGGGCGGACGTGAAAATCCAGATGCTGCATTTCAGTGCACCCCACAATACCGGAAATATCAGCGGACGTCTGGATGAGTTTCCCGGCTTCAGCATCTCGACGTTCGTCCTGAGGCCGAATTCGACGGGTTCCAGCCACATCCGGTCGGGCGCCGCCGCGGAGCCGCCGGCGATCGTTGCGAACTACCTTTCACACGAGGAGGATCTCCGCTCGATGCTCGGTGCCTTTCGATTCATCAACAGAATTGCCTCGGATTCGGTCTTTGATGATCTTATGGTCTCACGGGACAACGACCTCGCGGGTCTGCAGAGCGATCAGGACATCCTGGAATGGGCAAAAACAACCGGTCTGACGTCCTACCATCCCATCGGAACGTGCAAGATGGGTACGGATTCCGCAAGCGTCGTCGATCCGAGACTGAGAGTGATCGGTGTTGACGGACTGAGAGTCGTTGATGCGTCCGTCATGCCGACAATGCCATCCTCCAACACGCACGGACCCACCGTCATGATTGGCGAGAAGGGGGCGGCAATGATCCTGGAGGATAGTTTGTCGTGA
- a CDS encoding acyl-CoA dehydrogenase family protein produces the protein MGTYSLDAKLEAGQHLLDEVLLHTFQSRAADYDRENRFFFEDLADLKAVGYLQAALPVEFGGRGLTLSQVLAEQARLSYHAPATALAINMHLYWIGTAAYLWRRGDHSTDWILEEAAAGRIFAAGHGEPGNDLGLAGSNVVAEPLADGGYRFHGRKIFTSLSPVWDWLGIHALDASDPATPKIVHAFIRRQDPGHHTRETWDSHGVRATRSDDTILEGVIAAKPYVTRVLPAGPPNDPFIDGIIASAVLPIGAVYYGIANRAFDIAVETAKSRVSPALSGRTYAHHPQTQVEIAKASIELDSIWAFLSRVAAEWTEGVDHGLLWPTKLLGAKQHAVDGALRIVDRASKVAGASSLPRRNELERLTRDVRSGPFHPPNSDATHDLIGQIHLGVFPPAALAAE, from the coding sequence ATGGGCACTTATTCCCTTGATGCAAAATTGGAGGCAGGCCAACATCTCCTTGATGAAGTCTTGCTTCACACTTTTCAAAGTCGCGCTGCGGATTATGACCGGGAAAACCGCTTCTTTTTTGAGGATCTCGCCGATCTCAAAGCAGTCGGGTACCTACAGGCAGCACTGCCGGTGGAATTCGGGGGCCGGGGGCTGACCCTGTCACAGGTACTGGCCGAACAGGCGCGGCTTTCTTATCATGCACCCGCCACGGCACTGGCAATCAACATGCACCTCTATTGGATCGGTACTGCTGCTTATCTCTGGCGGCGTGGCGATCACTCAACCGACTGGATCCTCGAAGAGGCGGCAGCGGGTCGGATCTTTGCAGCCGGCCATGGCGAGCCAGGCAACGATCTTGGCCTCGCAGGCTCCAACGTTGTGGCCGAACCACTCGCCGACGGTGGCTACCGCTTTCACGGACGGAAGATTTTTACCTCTCTTTCACCCGTCTGGGACTGGCTCGGAATCCATGCACTCGATGCAAGCGATCCAGCCACACCAAAAATTGTCCACGCTTTTATTCGCCGGCAGGATCCCGGGCACCACACACGAGAAACCTGGGATTCGCATGGCGTGCGCGCGACGCGGAGTGATGATACAATCCTGGAGGGAGTGATCGCGGCAAAACCTTATGTAACGCGCGTGCTTCCAGCCGGCCCGCCGAACGATCCTTTTATTGACGGCATCATTGCTTCGGCTGTTCTTCCGATCGGTGCTGTGTACTACGGCATTGCCAATCGCGCGTTCGACATCGCGGTGGAAACGGCTAAATCCCGCGTTTCTCCGGCACTCTCCGGTCGGACCTATGCCCATCATCCGCAAACACAGGTCGAAATCGCCAAGGCTTCTATAGAACTCGATAGTATTTGGGCTTTTCTCAGCCGCGTAGCGGCGGAATGGACCGAGGGCGTGGATCACGGGCTACTCTGGCCAACCAAGTTGCTTGGCGCCAAACAGCACGCTGTCGATGGGGCACTCCGGATCGTTGATCGCGCCAGCAAGGTTGCCGGCGCAAGCTCGTTGCCCCGTCGAAACGAACTGGAGCGGCTGACGCGCGACGTCCGTTCCGGCCCCTTCCATCCGCCGAACAGCGACGCGACCCACGACCTCATTGGCCAGATCCATCTCGGCGTCTTTCCTCCGGCAGCGCTAGCCGCCGAATGA
- a CDS encoding LLM class flavin-dependent oxidoreductase, translating into MGVRQVFGLGLTISDPITTADLVTVARTAEKAGFTTLTIGGRETILDPTTILAALAARTEQIGLVAAVNVDTALPYDFARRLASLDHLSSGRAGWKPYSTADEPEEARIAEFVHAVSHLLDSWDDDAALYDKESGIYVDISKVHRLDHIGEYYRVAGPLDIPRAPQGRPVLVREVLAADLAEGAWPTADIIEIVPVPGQSTNKPLAPRAEGNTTLLSIVADTGDLASMHALLNDGDVDGATVRVAPRIDAVARAARDIGLWSKPRGSNLRDTLGLSRPESLFALRRNGISA; encoded by the coding sequence ATGGGCGTTCGCCAAGTATTCGGTCTTGGGCTGACGATATCAGACCCAATCACTACGGCAGATCTTGTTACGGTCGCCCGAACGGCTGAAAAGGCTGGGTTCACGACACTGACTATCGGGGGCAGGGAAACCATCCTGGATCCTACAACAATCCTGGCCGCGCTGGCGGCCAGGACCGAGCAGATCGGGCTGGTTGCGGCGGTGAACGTCGATACGGCTCTGCCTTACGATTTTGCACGCCGTCTGGCGTCTCTTGATCACCTCTCGAGTGGACGGGCAGGCTGGAAGCCATATTCGACTGCCGATGAGCCTGAAGAAGCCCGGATCGCGGAGTTCGTGCATGCCGTCAGCCACCTCCTGGACAGCTGGGATGACGATGCCGCCCTTTACGACAAGGAGAGTGGAATTTATGTCGACATCAGCAAGGTTCATCGGCTCGATCACATCGGGGAATATTATAGGGTAGCTGGCCCGCTCGATATACCGCGCGCCCCTCAAGGTCGACCGGTCCTGGTTCGAGAGGTCCTCGCTGCCGATCTTGCCGAAGGCGCATGGCCCACGGCGGACATCATTGAAATCGTTCCGGTCCCCGGTCAGAGCACGAACAAGCCCCTCGCACCTCGTGCCGAGGGAAATACCACCCTCCTAAGTATCGTTGCAGACACTGGCGATCTCGCGTCGATGCATGCACTGCTCAACGATGGGGACGTTGATGGAGCGACTGTCCGTGTAGCGCCACGGATCGATGCCGTCGCGCGGGCGGCGAGAGATATTGGGTTATGGTCAAAGCCGCGCGGAAGCAATTTGCGTGACACGCTTGGGTTATCCCGTCCGGAAAGCCTGTTTGCCCTTAGAAGAAATGGAATTTCCGCATGA
- a CDS encoding haloalkane dehalogenase — protein sequence MTEKSPHPAFGDGAKAYDVPAFGLQIHTVEHGSGAPIVFLHGNPTSSYLWRHIFRRLHGHGRLLAVDLIGYGQSSKPDIEYTLENQQRYVDAWFDALDLRNVTLVLQDYGAAFGLNWASRNPDRVRAVAFFEPVLRNIDSVDLSPEFVTRRAKLRQPGEGEIFVQQENRFLTELFPWFFLTPLAAEDLRQYQTPFPTPHSRKVILAGPRNLPVDGEPASTVAFLEQAVNWLNTSDTPKLLLTFKPGFLLTDAILKWSQVTIRNLEIEAAGAGIHFVQEEQPETIARLLDAWLTRIAGN from the coding sequence ATGACTGAGAAATCACCACATCCCGCCTTTGGTGACGGCGCGAAAGCGTATGATGTGCCGGCATTCGGCCTGCAAATCCACACGGTTGAACATGGTTCAGGTGCTCCAATCGTCTTTCTCCACGGCAATCCCACGAGTTCCTATCTGTGGCGCCACATATTCCGCCGTCTCCATGGACACGGTCGGCTATTGGCCGTCGATCTGATCGGGTACGGCCAATCTAGCAAGCCTGATATCGAATACACATTGGAGAATCAGCAGCGTTACGTTGACGCTTGGTTCGACGCCCTCGACCTAAGGAATGTGACGCTGGTTCTGCAGGATTATGGCGCAGCGTTTGGACTAAACTGGGCCAGCCGGAATCCAGACCGCGTCCGAGCCGTGGCCTTTTTCGAGCCAGTGTTACGGAACATTGATTCGGTGGATCTGTCACCGGAATTCGTCACCCGCCGAGCGAAGCTCCGCCAACCGGGCGAAGGTGAAATCTTCGTTCAGCAGGAAAACCGCTTCCTGACTGAGCTTTTCCCCTGGTTTTTCCTTACCCCTTTGGCGGCGGAGGACCTAAGGCAATACCAAACGCCGTTTCCGACGCCGCACTCGCGCAAGGTGATACTCGCAGGACCACGCAATCTTCCAGTGGATGGCGAGCCAGCAAGCACTGTGGCATTCCTGGAACAGGCGGTAAACTGGCTCAATACGAGCGATACTCCCAAGCTACTGCTGACATTCAAACCTGGTTTTCTACTCACCGATGCCATATTGAAGTGGAGTCAAGTTACCATCCGTAATTTGGAAATAGAAGCAGCGGGCGCGGGGATCCATTTCGTACAAGAAGAGCAACCCGAGACGATCGCACGCCTCCTGGACGCATGGCTAACACGCATTGCAGGAAATTAG
- a CDS encoding peroxidase-related enzyme (This protein belongs to a clade of uncharacterized proteins related to peroxidases such as the alkylhydroperoxidase AhpD.) yields MTTIDGLARSQRISRLRIPDESELPEDIQALVDRHHHENWVRALSLNPDTARRFTGHFEHLFAATSRRLPLQDRELIAVVVSATNGCGVCEIHHTRAFGDLLNDPGFARRVALDYHLADLSKRQRALADLAVKVTLSPKTISQADFEKLRDLELSDEELLEAVETASWFNHTNRVTISLGILPDDKFFS; encoded by the coding sequence ATGACAACGATCGACGGGCTGGCTCGGAGCCAGCGGATTTCCCGTTTGCGCATTCCGGACGAATCCGAACTGCCTGAAGATATTCAGGCTTTAGTTGATCGTCACCACCATGAGAACTGGGTTCGGGCGCTTTCGCTCAATCCTGACACAGCTCGCCGCTTCACCGGTCATTTCGAGCATCTGTTCGCGGCGACGAGCAGGCGGTTGCCGCTACAGGATCGCGAGTTAATCGCCGTGGTTGTCTCAGCGACGAACGGATGTGGCGTTTGCGAGATTCATCACACGCGCGCCTTTGGCGACCTGCTCAATGATCCGGGTTTTGCTCGTCGGGTCGCGCTCGACTACCACCTCGCCGACTTGTCAAAGCGACAGCGGGCTTTGGCTGATTTGGCGGTCAAGGTGACTCTAAGCCCCAAAACTATCTCGCAAGCCGACTTCGAGAAGCTCAGGGATCTTGAGCTTTCCGATGAAGAATTATTGGAAGCTGTTGAAACAGCTTCCTGGTTCAATCACACCAACAGGGTCACTATATCTTTGGGGATCCTTCCGGATGATAAATTCTTCTCATAA
- a CDS encoding AAA family ATPase yields MTTAQQLISLLKSHVEGDDEQFLTIALQAAASEARRGHGKVAVQLRELVDAARANKDRTSGRKKAPVPIAQPRGDLANLVAVRYTDVRLSSMILPAELEARLKRVILEQRQQHKLRSHGLAPRRKLLLIGPPGSGKTMTAAALAGELHTPLFTVQLDGLMTKFMGETASKLRLVFSAMAETKGVYFFDEFDAIGAKRAERNDVGEIRRVLNSFLQFLEEDESDGLVVAATNHPELLDPALFRRFDDVIEYALPSVEVATGILQARLSSFDTRDINWTKAVTDAAGLSQAEIARAAADAAKLVVLSDRDRITQNDLSLAIAERKGAASQ; encoded by the coding sequence ATGACCACGGCGCAGCAGTTGATCTCGCTGCTGAAGAGCCACGTCGAAGGCGACGACGAGCAGTTCCTGACGATTGCATTGCAGGCTGCAGCGAGTGAGGCTCGCAGAGGCCATGGAAAGGTGGCTGTGCAACTGCGCGAGCTTGTCGATGCAGCGCGCGCCAACAAGGACCGTACCTCCGGGCGCAAGAAAGCCCCTGTTCCTATTGCGCAGCCACGCGGTGATCTCGCGAATCTGGTTGCGGTCCGCTACACTGACGTTCGGTTGTCGAGCATGATCCTTCCAGCAGAGCTCGAAGCTCGTTTGAAGCGCGTTATTCTCGAGCAGCGACAACAACATAAGCTTCGCAGCCATGGGCTGGCCCCACGGCGCAAACTGTTGCTCATCGGTCCCCCCGGATCCGGAAAAACCATGACGGCCGCTGCGCTCGCCGGTGAACTCCATACACCGTTGTTCACCGTTCAGCTCGATGGTTTGATGACGAAGTTCATGGGGGAGACCGCCTCGAAGTTGCGGCTTGTGTTCTCCGCCATGGCTGAAACCAAAGGCGTCTACTTCTTCGACGAGTTCGATGCCATCGGCGCGAAGCGCGCAGAACGCAATGACGTGGGCGAGATCCGGCGTGTCCTCAATTCGTTCCTTCAGTTCCTGGAAGAGGATGAGAGCGACGGTCTGGTGGTGGCGGCGACCAATCACCCGGAATTGCTCGATCCAGCGCTCTTTCGGCGTTTCGATGACGTCATCGAGTATGCATTGCCGAGCGTTGAGGTCGCGACCGGGATTTTGCAGGCGCGCCTTTCCAGCTTCGACACCCGGGATATCAACTGGACAAAAGCGGTTACAGATGCTGCCGGTTTGAGCCAGGCCGAGATTGCTCGCGCTGCGGCCGACGCCGCGAAACTCGTCGTCCTGTCCGACCGGGACCGCATCACCCAGAACGATCTGTCCCTCGCGATAGCCGAACGCAAAGGAGCGGCGTCGCAATAA
- a CDS encoding SDR family NAD(P)-dependent oxidoreductase, with the protein MTYPSQIPNISTLFDLSGRRAVITGGARGIGRAIADGFLEVGADVVCIDRGWESSDLPADNRQIVTADLSDRSDLKRGFDEAVERLGGQIDVLVNNAGIWDDTPSLDMELEMWDRIIEVNLTAAFALSRHAARLMLPRGRGRIINIGSIRSLRGGHNAAAYAASKGGIALLTQTLSNEWAPSGLRVNAIAPGAMVTALTEKLRHDPEVVTRFIERIPARRWGSPADVAGLAIFLASDASDYVTGAIIPCDGGFLAG; encoded by the coding sequence ATGACATATCCTTCGCAAATCCCCAACATCTCGACGCTGTTTGACCTTTCCGGTCGGAGGGCCGTCATCACGGGCGGCGCTCGGGGGATCGGGCGCGCTATCGCTGACGGCTTCTTAGAAGTGGGAGCTGATGTCGTCTGCATCGACCGTGGATGGGAAAGCTCTGACCTCCCGGCCGATAACCGGCAGATTGTCACGGCCGATCTTAGCGACCGTAGCGACCTGAAGCGCGGATTCGATGAAGCTGTGGAGCGACTGGGGGGCCAGATCGATGTCCTTGTCAACAACGCAGGCATCTGGGACGACACGCCGTCGCTCGATATGGAGCTCGAGATGTGGGACAGGATCATCGAGGTCAATCTGACTGCGGCCTTCGCGCTGAGCAGGCATGCAGCCAGGCTGATGCTTCCCCGAGGCCGCGGACGAATAATAAACATTGGCTCCATCCGCAGTCTGAGGGGAGGCCACAATGCGGCTGCCTATGCAGCCAGCAAGGGAGGGATCGCCTTGCTCACTCAGACCTTGTCGAATGAATGGGCACCTTCAGGACTAAGGGTCAATGCCATAGCGCCCGGCGCTATGGTCACCGCCCTGACTGAAAAGCTGCGCCACGATCCTGAAGTGGTCACCCGCTTCATCGAGCGCATCCCTGCCAGAAGATGGGGATCGCCCGCCGATGTGGCGGGCCTGGCGATCTTCCTGGCCAGCGACGCCTCCGATTATGTCACTGGTGCAATCATCCCCTGCGACGGGGGGTTCCTTGCCGGTTAA
- a CDS encoding LLM class flavin-dependent oxidoreductase: protein MTSRPLALLVNPLLCGHHEAAWRTERAQPERIHSLDYFQQLARTAERGRFDAVFMADFFIFNPAVMYSPRWEVEPVTLLSAVAQATENLGFIATGSAIFSDPVEVARVFSTFDHATGGRAAWNIVTSGEPAAGANYGLDKPIPHAERYELGARNTEQVLAYWDGAPVPDDVAPIARPVQGRPVLVQAGSSATGRDFAARFAELVFSAQWNFEAGRDFRNDLRRRAVTHGRNPDDVRLILGLSFVIGSTEAEARSKKKALDDLILPHASHGWLQSFGIDLTAFDFDEPLPRTLGNIDLYEGIKSRFSVISSLVDSTSPLTIRQLASALAGSRGHHLVIGTPEQIADAAETWFVGGAADGFMVMPHELPAEFELFVDEVIPILRRRGLVDRDYRGHTLRENLGLPISPPAPSWAFQT from the coding sequence ATGACCAGCCGTCCTCTCGCTCTTCTGGTCAATCCCCTGCTGTGCGGCCACCACGAGGCAGCCTGGCGGACGGAACGCGCACAGCCCGAGCGGATTCACAGTCTCGATTACTTCCAGCAACTCGCCCGGACTGCCGAACGTGGACGATTCGACGCCGTGTTCATGGCCGACTTTTTCATCTTCAATCCTGCGGTCATGTACAGCCCGCGTTGGGAAGTCGAACCCGTCACGCTCTTGTCTGCGGTCGCTCAAGCAACCGAGAATCTCGGTTTCATCGCCACGGGCTCGGCGATCTTCTCCGATCCGGTTGAGGTCGCCCGGGTCTTTTCGACCTTCGACCATGCCACGGGAGGCCGCGCTGCCTGGAACATCGTGACCTCGGGCGAGCCGGCGGCCGGTGCCAACTACGGCCTCGATAAGCCGATCCCCCATGCCGAGCGCTATGAATTGGGCGCGCGCAACACAGAACAGGTGCTCGCATACTGGGACGGCGCACCGGTCCCCGACGATGTTGCACCGATTGCCCGTCCGGTCCAGGGCCGCCCGGTTCTGGTGCAGGCCGGGTCTTCCGCCACGGGGCGAGATTTCGCGGCCCGTTTCGCCGAACTGGTGTTTAGCGCCCAATGGAATTTCGAAGCTGGCAGGGATTTCAGAAATGACCTTAGGCGCCGCGCCGTGACGCATGGCCGAAACCCCGATGATGTGCGTCTTATCCTGGGCCTCAGCTTTGTCATCGGCTCCACCGAGGCAGAGGCCCGCAGCAAGAAGAAGGCGCTTGACGACTTGATCCTGCCCCACGCCTCACATGGCTGGTTACAGAGTTTCGGTATCGACCTGACCGCGTTCGATTTCGACGAGCCCCTGCCGCGGACACTCGGGAACATCGATCTGTATGAGGGCATCAAGAGCCGCTTTTCGGTCATTTCATCCCTGGTTGACAGCACATCGCCACTAACCATCCGGCAACTGGCCAGCGCCTTGGCCGGAAGCCGCGGCCATCATCTTGTTATCGGCACGCCGGAACAAATCGCTGATGCGGCAGAAACCTGGTTTGTGGGAGGGGCGGCGGACGGATTTATGGTGATGCCCCATGAATTGCCTGCGGAATTCGAGTTGTTTGTGGACGAGGTCATCCCGATCCTGCGTCGTCGAGGCCTCGTGGATCGCGATTATCGTGGACATACGCTTCGCGAGAACCTTGGGCTGCCCATCAGCCCGCCCGCGCCGTCATGGGCATTCCAGACATGA
- a CDS encoding peroxidase-related enzyme, translating to MSQATAPHSVTSSPVSTGQLEEPVSRLRVPTEDELPQKLRDIHVRIRKKFGFVPNFLTALSANPGTALRIMAFYEHLFDQSNSHLSASERELIAVVTSVATGCSYCVFNHRPALAAALGDRVLADRIARNHNDVTLAPRERALADLAQKLATTPHSVGSDDFARLRAIGFSEPAILEVLEVSAFFSYGNRLTIALNVLPDPQFFVSA from the coding sequence ATGAGCCAGGCAACAGCGCCCCATTCCGTCACGTCATCTCCCGTATCGACCGGGCAGTTGGAAGAGCCCGTTTCGCGTCTTCGCGTTCCGACAGAGGACGAACTGCCCCAGAAATTGCGCGACATCCATGTGAGGATTCGAAAGAAGTTCGGTTTTGTCCCGAATTTCCTGACGGCGCTGTCTGCCAATCCGGGTACCGCTCTGCGTATTATGGCCTTCTATGAGCACCTGTTCGACCAGAGCAACAGCCATCTCAGCGCATCCGAGCGTGAGTTGATCGCAGTCGTGACGTCTGTAGCGACAGGCTGCAGCTATTGCGTGTTCAACCACCGCCCGGCGTTGGCAGCCGCCCTTGGAGATCGTGTGTTGGCGGACCGGATTGCTCGAAACCACAATGATGTGACGTTGGCACCACGCGAGCGAGCGCTGGCCGATTTGGCGCAGAAGCTGGCCACTACGCCCCATAGTGTGGGCAGTGACGACTTCGCCCGGCTCCGAGCAATTGGGTTCAGCGAACCCGCGATTCTGGAGGTGCTGGAAGTCTCTGCTTTCTTCTCCTACGGCAATCGTTTAACCATCGCATTGAACGTGCTTCCCGACCCTCAGTTTTTCGTTTCGGCTTGA